AGCCATCTCCGATAATATTTCCCGCGGCAAAACAGATATAAGCTTGAAACAAGTTGGGTTTGTGCAATAAAGTATGTAATCCGATTATTGATGATGGAGAAAAGCCAATTAGAGTTTTAAAACTATTTACACGATATTTTTTCTCTATTAAAGGTAACAGGTCATATTCTAGAAATTGAACAAACTTCTCTTGATTATCGCCATAATTATATTTTCTATTTCGATTATTACTATACAAGTTTGGAGCAAAATAACTTCTATGTTTTTCTCCAGGACTCATTGAAATTACAATAGATTCTGGCATTCGTGAAGTACTACTTATTTGATTTACAATTGCACTGGTAGTGTTGAATAACAAACCTTTATCTAGAATTAAAATGATTGGATATTTCTTTGTTGATTTATGGTAGTCCTTGGGTAAGGCAATATGTAACGTTCTGGTTTCATCAATATGTTTTGAATCTATATCTAAATGCTCAATTTTTGTTTGAGCTCCAAGAGCATTGAAAACTAGAAATAGTACTATTAATATTTTAGGTCTCATTATTTTAGTTGTTGTTATTGTTGAACTCATTTGAAAATGACGTCTGAATTAATCTTCACCTAAGATGAAGGATTTGAAAATGTATTTCCAAGGCATAAAAATGATTGGAATAAGTATCAAAATAAATATTTGCGACCAATCGAGAGCTTCACTATTTGCAAGTGTTCCGTTTTGCCACATCGGATAAGCAACAAATACTAACCATAGCGCTTTATAAAAAATCATAAATATCATAATTGGTAACATTTTAAGCGTATGAAAAATACCAATTCCAGATAGTGTAGTGTAAGCCGCAATTGAGCACCAAGCAACTGCAATTTCTGGATTCCATTCGCCTTTATGAGTTAGAAGTTCTGCCCAAGCATCACTAGAAGCAAAAACAAACATGAGTAAAAAGAAGAGTTTGAGAACGTAAATTTGTATTGGTCTAATACCTTTATGTTCATCAGACGGACGAAACAAATATTTGATAAATTTTAGTAGTTTCATGTGAATTATATGTGTTTGCGCAAAGGTCTATCTTTACAAAAAAGCTACACTTCACATTTGTGAAGAAATCAAATTAAGATAGTTCTTGTCTAATTCTACTTAAACTTCCAGGGTTTAATCCTAAATACGAAGCGATGTAAATCAATGGAACATTCTGTACAATTGAAGGATGCGCTTTCATTAGTTTGATATATCTTTCTTTACCCGACAATGTGGTAAAATCTATAATTCTTTGTTTGCTAGATTCTAAATGGAAATGCAATACTTTTTCGGTATACTCTTGAGAAGTTAAACCAATATGCGATGCTTTATCAACGTTCTTTTTCGTAATACGAAGTAATTCACAATCTGTTATACAGTGTAAATTCTCGTTAGATACAGTTTGATTAATAAAGTGATAATAGGAAGTAAAGAAGCGAGGTCCGCTATTAATATCTGTTGTTACTTCATTACCATTTTCATCATGATGAAAATTACGCATGTGACCTGAAACTATAAAGTTATGGTATTTATGAACAGTTCCTTCTTGTTCAATAATAGTTCCTTTTTTCACAAAAACAGGCTCGAATATTTTTTTACATTCTTCTTGATCCCTTTCTGGAATATCAACAAGATGTCTTACATAATCGAAGAACGATTGAAAAAGAGAATTAACTTGTTGTTCTGATGTTATAGTTTCAAGATTTTTCATTCAAAGCTAAAGTTGAATTTAAATTGGATTACTCCGTCAAACTAATTTTATTCGTCTAGTAGTCTTCTATGATAATTTACTTGTCCTAAATGATAGGTAAGGTGTTTGATTAAATGCAC
This genomic window from Tenacibaculum sp. 190524A05c contains:
- a CDS encoding Crp/Fnr family transcriptional regulator, translated to MKNLETITSEQQVNSLFQSFFDYVRHLVDIPERDQEECKKIFEPVFVKKGTIIEQEGTVHKYHNFIVSGHMRNFHHDENGNEVTTDINSGPRFFTSYYHFINQTVSNENLHCITDCELLRITKKNVDKASHIGLTSQEYTEKVLHFHLESSKQRIIDFTTLSGKERYIKLMKAHPSIVQNVPLIYIASYLGLNPGSLSRIRQELS